The Aquiluna sp. KACHI24 genome contains a region encoding:
- a CDS encoding tetratricopeptide repeat protein, which produces MTNFGAMDLSASGANPAGETVSSWLVKADEPTLRRYLALSEKLPVIMLISDSSEASARVRKALTEIIASGEGRLVGIDVDLETSPQLAAAVAVNQAPAALAILAGQPAPIFKGEATMQQMAEILSQVLQAAAQNGLTGRVSLGAGTEAQKPAPAEFVAAYEAIDRGDLDTAEAIFAKYLTEKPADQDAKAGLAQVKLMKRLQAPEPGEHAALFAAADQLLVGGDAAAAFKVLLDEFAVNLDARDQIRTRLLELFTLIGDSEEPVLAARRRLASLLF; this is translated from the coding sequence ATGACAAACTTTGGCGCTATGGACCTATCCGCATCCGGTGCAAACCCAGCCGGTGAAACCGTCAGCTCTTGGCTAGTAAAGGCCGATGAGCCAACCCTTCGTCGCTACCTAGCACTGAGTGAGAAGCTTCCGGTGATCATGTTGATCTCAGACTCTTCAGAGGCCTCAGCTCGTGTCCGCAAGGCACTAACCGAAATCATTGCCTCTGGCGAGGGCCGCCTTGTGGGTATCGATGTCGATCTTGAGACTTCACCCCAGCTTGCTGCTGCCGTGGCTGTGAATCAAGCACCAGCAGCACTGGCAATTTTGGCTGGGCAACCCGCTCCAATTTTCAAGGGCGAAGCCACCATGCAGCAGATGGCAGAGATTCTCTCTCAGGTACTGCAGGCCGCAGCCCAAAATGGCCTAACCGGCAGGGTGTCGCTTGGCGCAGGCACAGAGGCGCAGAAGCCCGCCCCAGCTGAGTTTGTAGCAGCCTATGAGGCTATTGATCGTGGCGATCTGGATACTGCGGAGGCAATCTTTGCCAAATATCTGACTGAGAAGCCTGCTGATCAAGATGCCAAGGCTGGCCTGGCTCAGGTCAAACTGATGAAGCGCCTTCAGGCCCCAGAGCCAGGAGAGCACGCTGCGCTTTTCGCTGCTGCCGATCAACTCTTGGTTGGAGGCGATGCAGCGGCAGCATTCAAGGTGCTACTTGACGAGTTTGCGGTGAATCTCGATGCACGCGACCAGATCCGCACCCGATTGCTGGAGCTATTCACTCTAATTGGTGATAGCGAGGAGCCGGTGTTAGCCGCCAGAAGGCGCTTGGCCTCGCTACTTTTCTAG
- a CDS encoding phosphatidate cytidylyltransferase: MEETKSKSLVTRLLVGFGLGGIFLLSLIQPLLFVLLTALAAAGGVWELATAMRKSGWHVPRIPATIAAFLTPLMAFYFGPQGQWLTIWVAIGVMVSWRLLFLLLAKKWQSTKATLRDFGASAFIMIYIPLLISFGALLIQKENGTIWVFGFVLTTVAIDSFGYLIGRVWGRTKLSPEISPKKTWEGLLASAVGAIFGGVTTVWLLGESIWFGLVFGLAILISSVMGDLSESLIKRDLEVKDMGDVLPGHGGVMDRLDSLLPSTFIAYLLSHVVF, encoded by the coding sequence TTGGAAGAGACCAAGTCCAAGTCCCTAGTAACTCGGTTACTGGTCGGATTTGGGCTGGGTGGAATTTTCCTTCTTTCACTGATTCAGCCGCTCCTTTTCGTCCTTCTCACCGCCCTGGCTGCAGCCGGGGGAGTCTGGGAGTTAGCGACCGCGATGCGCAAAAGCGGTTGGCATGTCCCGAGAATTCCAGCTACCATCGCAGCATTTTTGACACCTTTGATGGCTTTCTACTTTGGACCCCAGGGGCAGTGGCTCACTATCTGGGTTGCGATCGGTGTGATGGTCTCCTGGCGACTGTTGTTTTTATTGCTTGCCAAAAAATGGCAGTCGACGAAAGCAACCCTGCGCGATTTCGGTGCTAGCGCTTTCATAATGATCTACATCCCGCTGCTAATAAGCTTCGGGGCACTGCTGATTCAAAAAGAGAACGGCACGATTTGGGTATTTGGGTTTGTGCTGACCACGGTTGCTATTGACTCTTTTGGGTATTTGATTGGCAGGGTTTGGGGCAGAACCAAACTTTCACCAGAAATTAGCCCCAAGAAAACCTGGGAGGGTTTACTTGCTTCCGCGGTTGGTGCAATATTTGGTGGAGTAACAACTGTATGGCTATTGGGCGAGAGCATTTGGTTCGGCTTAGTCTTTGGCCTAGCAATACTCATCAGCTCGGTCATGGGGGATCTGTCTGAGTCACTGATCAAACGAGATCTTGAAGTGAAGGACATGGGGGATGTGCTTCCCGGGCATGGAGGTGTTATGGACCGCTTAGATTCCCTTTTGCCATCAACTTTTATTGCCTACCTACTTTCTCACGTAGTGTTCTAG
- the rpsB gene encoding 30S ribosomal protein S2 → MATVTVRQLLDAGVHFGHQTRRWNPKMKRFILTDRSGIYIIDLQQSVEHIDKAYNYVRDLVANGGSIMFVGTKKQAQEVVATEAKRVGQPFINERWLGGLLTNFNTVNKRIQRLKELETMDFDDTSKSGLTKKELLILRREKEKLEKVLGGIRNIARTPSALWVVDTNKEHLAITEAKKLGIPVIGILDTNCDPDDVNIGIPGNDDAIRAIEILTKVIADAAADGMIARHQKGGEEAEPLAEWERELLEGGAASETPAAETVAEETSAQKDA, encoded by the coding sequence ATGGCCACTGTAACCGTTCGCCAGCTGCTTGACGCTGGCGTCCACTTCGGGCACCAGACCCGTCGTTGGAACCCAAAGATGAAGCGATTCATTCTGACTGATCGCTCGGGTATCTACATCATCGACCTACAGCAGTCTGTAGAGCACATCGACAAGGCTTACAACTACGTTCGCGACCTAGTCGCAAACGGCGGAAGCATCATGTTCGTTGGCACCAAGAAGCAGGCTCAGGAAGTCGTTGCCACTGAGGCAAAGCGCGTAGGTCAGCCATTCATCAACGAGCGTTGGCTAGGTGGTCTACTGACCAACTTCAACACCGTTAACAAGAGAATTCAGCGCCTGAAGGAGCTGGAGACCATGGACTTTGATGACACTTCGAAGTCGGGTCTCACCAAGAAGGAGCTACTAATCCTTCGCCGCGAGAAGGAGAAGCTAGAGAAGGTTCTCGGCGGTATCCGCAACATTGCACGCACCCCGAGTGCGCTGTGGGTTGTCGACACCAACAAGGAGCACCTAGCCATCACCGAGGCGAAGAAGCTGGGCATCCCAGTAATCGGCATCTTGGACACCAACTGTGACCCAGATGACGTAAACATTGGTATTCCAGGAAACGATGACGCAATCCGCGCCATCGAGATCCTGACCAAGGTCATTGCCGACGCAGCAGCTGACGGCATGATCGCTCGCCACCAGAAGGGTGGCGAAGAGGCTGAGCCACTAGCTGAGTGGGAGCGCGAGCTTCTCGAGGGCGGCGCAGCTTCCGAGACTCCAGCCGCAGAGACCGTAGCCGAGGAGACCTCGGCTCAGAAGGATGCATAA
- the tsf gene encoding translation elongation factor Ts has translation MANYTAADVKALREKSGAGMMDCKGALDEANGDIEKAFELLRLKGLKGVSKREGRTTSNGLVVARVSGGKGTLIELACETDFVAKADNFVALAEAVADAAVAAGAETVEAALAAPHGSATVADAITDQAAIMGEKVELRRIAVVSAAGVDAYMHRTSRDLPPQVGVLVAYEGADADTAHDVAVHIAAFNPTYLSREDVPAEIVAKEREIAEETARNEGKPEAALAKIVEGRVTGFFKETCLLDQDFAKDNKFSVGKVLENAGLKVTSFVRFRVGA, from the coding sequence ATGGCTAACTACACCGCCGCAGATGTAAAGGCGCTTCGCGAGAAGTCAGGCGCCGGAATGATGGACTGCAAGGGCGCTCTTGACGAGGCCAACGGAGACATCGAGAAGGCATTTGAGCTACTACGTCTCAAGGGCCTGAAGGGTGTTTCAAAGCGCGAGGGTCGCACCACCTCCAACGGTTTGGTTGTGGCGCGCGTATCCGGTGGCAAGGGAACTCTGATTGAGCTAGCTTGCGAGACCGACTTCGTTGCTAAGGCAGACAACTTCGTCGCTTTGGCTGAGGCAGTTGCTGACGCTGCAGTTGCAGCTGGTGCAGAGACCGTTGAGGCAGCTCTTGCTGCGCCTCACGGATCTGCAACCGTTGCAGATGCAATCACCGACCAGGCCGCAATCATGGGTGAGAAGGTTGAGCTTCGTCGCATCGCTGTGGTTTCCGCAGCTGGCGTTGACGCTTACATGCACCGCACCAGCCGTGACCTACCTCCACAGGTAGGTGTGTTGGTTGCTTACGAGGGCGCAGATGCTGACACTGCTCACGACGTTGCAGTTCACATCGCAGCTTTCAACCCAACCTACCTATCCCGTGAGGATGTCCCAGCCGAGATCGTTGCCAAAGAGCGCGAGATCGCTGAGGAGACCGCTCGTAACGAGGGCAAGCCAGAGGCAGCTTTGGCCAAGATCGTTGAGGGTCGTGTCACCGGCTTCTTCAAGGAGACCTGTCTACTTGACCAGGACTTCGCCAAGGACAACAAGTTCTCGGTTGGCAAAGTTCTTGAGAACGCAGGCCTAAAGGTCACCAGCTTTGTTCGCTTCCGCGTTGGAGCGTAA
- a CDS encoding AI-2E family transporter, protein MEQRSRITNAFQFGLVGTLGVLTALLLGAAISQTATILTYVAIAIFVALGLDPAVRALTNRGLPRPFAVGIVVTVFLGAVALLVWAVVPAVVNEGLKLIRRIPDFIDQLITSDWIAYWDKQLNGSISTAADNFLTYLLDSSNWPTLVGGVLQVGLGAAAGAVGLLVVVILSIYFMASIEGMKEYVSKLVSASKRERFMALTDQVTYSVGRWVMGQVTVAAIHAVVLSVFLSFVSAPYAPLLAVVAFVLAIVPLIGSVSAAVFATLISLVSSPTLAITVGVFYLIYLQIEAYLVSPRVMKRAVSVPAALVVIAALMGGTLLGILGAVIAIPMAASVLLIVREVWMPRQQLR, encoded by the coding sequence ATGGAACAGCGATCTAGAATCACCAACGCTTTTCAGTTCGGCCTTGTTGGCACCCTGGGAGTATTGACCGCGCTCTTGCTTGGTGCTGCAATCTCGCAGACCGCCACGATTTTGACCTATGTCGCAATCGCCATTTTCGTCGCGCTAGGGCTCGACCCAGCGGTTCGAGCGCTCACCAACCGGGGCCTACCGAGGCCATTTGCGGTTGGGATCGTAGTCACGGTTTTCTTGGGTGCTGTTGCGCTTTTGGTTTGGGCAGTTGTTCCGGCAGTTGTGAATGAGGGCCTGAAGCTAATTCGTCGAATCCCAGACTTTATTGATCAGCTAATCACCTCAGATTGGATCGCTTACTGGGACAAGCAGCTCAACGGATCGATTTCAACCGCCGCAGATAACTTCCTCACCTATCTGCTCGATTCCAGCAACTGGCCCACTTTGGTGGGTGGAGTGCTGCAAGTGGGCCTTGGGGCTGCAGCCGGTGCGGTTGGCCTACTGGTCGTGGTGATACTTTCGATCTACTTCATGGCATCAATCGAGGGCATGAAGGAGTATGTCTCCAAGTTGGTTTCCGCTTCTAAGCGCGAACGCTTCATGGCCCTTACGGATCAGGTGACCTACTCGGTTGGTCGCTGGGTAATGGGGCAGGTCACGGTCGCCGCTATTCACGCGGTAGTTCTCTCCGTTTTCCTAAGCTTCGTTTCGGCCCCATATGCGCCACTACTGGCAGTGGTTGCCTTTGTGCTCGCCATAGTGCCGCTGATTGGTTCAGTGTCAGCCGCGGTGTTTGCAACCTTGATCTCACTAGTATCTTCGCCAACCTTGGCCATCACGGTTGGTGTCTTCTACCTGATCTACCTTCAGATTGAGGCCTACCTTGTCAGCCCAAGGGTTATGAAGCGAGCAGTATCTGTGCCTGCGGCTTTGGTTGTCATTGCGGCATTGATGGGTGGAACCCTGCTGGGCATCCTGGGTGCGGTTATTGCAATCCCTATGGCCGCATCGGTCTTGCTAATCGTGCGCGAAGTTTGGATGCCTAGGCAGCAACTTCGCTAG
- the pyrH gene encoding UMP kinase: protein MSKKRRVLLKLSGEAFGGGSLGVNPDVVSKIAKDIAVAAKDVEIAIVVGGGNFFRGAELSNRGIDRSRADYMGMLGTVMNALALQDFIEQAGGDVRVQSAITMAQVAEPYLPLRAIRHLEKGRVVIFGAGAGLPYFSTDTVAAQRALEVHADEVLVAKNGVDGVYSADPRKNPDAKKLTEVSYQDALIQGLKVVDATAFSLCMDNKMPMRVFGMEDVSAALLGEPVGTAVRA from the coding sequence ATGTCTAAGAAGCGCAGAGTCCTACTAAAACTCTCCGGTGAAGCCTTTGGTGGCGGGTCCCTGGGTGTCAACCCAGATGTGGTTTCCAAGATCGCAAAGGACATTGCTGTCGCTGCCAAAGACGTTGAAATTGCCATCGTGGTTGGTGGTGGAAACTTCTTCCGAGGTGCCGAGCTTTCAAACCGAGGTATCGACCGCTCCCGAGCGGACTACATGGGTATGTTGGGCACCGTCATGAATGCCCTCGCGCTGCAGGACTTTATCGAACAAGCCGGAGGCGATGTTCGAGTTCAAAGCGCCATCACCATGGCTCAGGTTGCCGAACCTTACCTGCCACTTCGCGCCATTCGACACCTAGAAAAGGGTCGCGTTGTGATCTTTGGTGCGGGTGCGGGATTGCCTTACTTCTCAACCGACACGGTCGCTGCTCAGCGAGCTCTCGAAGTGCACGCCGATGAGGTTTTGGTTGCAAAGAATGGCGTTGACGGGGTTTACTCGGCCGACCCAAGAAAGAACCCAGATGCCAAGAAGCTGACCGAGGTTAGCTACCAGGACGCATTGATTCAAGGCTTGAAGGTGGTTGATGCCACGGCGTTTTCGCTCTGCATGGACAACAAGATGCCGATGCGGGTATTTGGTATGGAAGATGTTTCCGCGGCCCTGCTGGGTGAGCCAGTAGGCACTGCGGTTAGAGCTTAG
- the frr gene encoding ribosome recycling factor — protein sequence MIQEILSDCKDKMDKAVESTREDFASVRTGRANPAMFQKVMVDYYGTPTPLGQLGGIQNPEARSILITPYDKSALKAIETALQAMPNLGAQPNNDGSVIRLNLPELTEERRKEYVKLTRDKAEHGRVSVRNIRRKAKEDLEALKKDGGAGEDEVERAEKELESITKLHIDKIDESLKNKEAELLEV from the coding sequence ATGATTCAAGAGATTCTTAGCGACTGCAAAGACAAGATGGACAAGGCGGTTGAGTCCACCCGTGAGGACTTTGCCTCAGTGCGCACCGGTCGCGCTAACCCTGCGATGTTCCAGAAGGTAATGGTCGACTATTACGGCACCCCAACTCCGCTTGGCCAGCTCGGTGGTATTCAGAACCCAGAGGCGCGCTCAATCTTGATCACCCCTTATGACAAGAGTGCACTAAAGGCGATTGAGACCGCGCTGCAGGCGATGCCAAACCTAGGTGCTCAGCCAAACAACGATGGTTCTGTGATTCGTCTAAACCTCCCAGAGCTCACCGAAGAGCGTCGCAAGGAGTATGTCAAGCTCACTCGCGACAAGGCCGAGCATGGACGCGTCTCGGTTCGCAACATCCGCCGCAAAGCCAAAGAAGACCTAGAGGCCTTGAAGAAGGACGGTGGCGCCGGTGAAGATGAGGTTGAGCGTGCCGAGAAGGAGCTCGAGTCCATCACCAAGCTACACATCGACAAGATCGATGAGTCGCTAAAGAACAAAGAAGCAGAACTGCTCGAGGTTTAG
- a CDS encoding maltotransferase domain-containing protein — METKSFAIGRIPITKTWPSVDGGLFKAKAFVGEVIEFGAIAFREGHDAIAVDLLLTDPKGKTQRIKLHPGRPGLDQWVTKVQLNEVGDYSYQISAWDDEFATWLHNTEVKLKAGVDQELMMLEGQRLLNKMATAYPKQKKELTRFAELLAAKTPKEAFEDALLQGLAELANSTPLRNLETLSEPRLVYCERTLAGSGSWYEFFPRSEGAKKDKSGKVISGNFKTAVASLDRVKQMGFDVLYLPPVHPIGTAHKKGKNNTLDASEEDPGSPWAIGNTAGGHDTIHPDLGTEKDFKDFVKSANKLGIEIAMDLALQASPDHPWVSTNTEWFTTRADGSIAYAENPPKKYQDIYPINFDNDPEGIYQEVLRVVRKWISFGVMIFRVDNPHTKPVSFWQRLIAEVNRKDPQVIFLAEAFTRPAMMHALGKAGFQQSYCYFAWRNHKDELAGYLKELSQDSADFFRPALWVNTPDILTEYLQFGGKPAFKIRATIAATAGATWGMYSGFELYESVARAGAEENIDNEKYEYKFRDFEAALKTGNSLAPRVTLLNQIRKENPALRQLRNLVVHHSDDSEILVFSKHLSAEHAGGKENTIIVVVNTDPHSVRESMVHLDLQALNVSPGFKVTDLITGASYTWGEHNFVRLDAFTEPAHVLRIER; from the coding sequence GTGGAGACCAAATCTTTCGCCATTGGGCGCATTCCGATCACAAAGACCTGGCCAAGCGTGGATGGCGGGTTATTCAAGGCCAAGGCTTTTGTTGGTGAGGTCATCGAGTTTGGAGCCATCGCATTTCGCGAGGGACATGATGCCATCGCGGTTGACCTATTGCTCACCGACCCAAAGGGCAAGACACAGCGCATAAAACTCCACCCGGGACGACCAGGATTAGACCAGTGGGTCACCAAGGTGCAGCTGAACGAGGTCGGCGATTACAGCTATCAAATCTCAGCATGGGACGACGAGTTCGCAACCTGGCTTCACAACACCGAGGTAAAGCTAAAGGCCGGAGTTGACCAGGAGCTGATGATGCTCGAGGGTCAGCGATTGTTGAACAAAATGGCCACCGCCTACCCAAAGCAAAAGAAAGAACTGACTCGTTTTGCAGAACTACTAGCTGCCAAAACACCCAAGGAAGCGTTTGAAGATGCACTTTTGCAGGGGTTGGCAGAACTAGCCAACTCCACTCCACTTCGAAACCTAGAGACCCTGTCAGAGCCCCGCTTGGTTTACTGCGAGCGCACTCTCGCGGGCTCGGGCAGCTGGTATGAGTTTTTCCCAAGGAGCGAGGGTGCTAAAAAGGACAAATCCGGCAAGGTAATCTCGGGTAATTTCAAGACCGCGGTCGCATCGTTAGACCGAGTGAAGCAAATGGGATTCGATGTTCTCTATCTGCCTCCGGTCCACCCAATCGGTACCGCTCACAAAAAAGGGAAAAACAACACCCTCGATGCCTCTGAAGAGGACCCAGGCTCACCCTGGGCAATTGGTAACACCGCAGGTGGCCACGACACCATTCACCCAGATCTCGGCACCGAAAAAGATTTCAAGGACTTTGTAAAGTCAGCCAACAAGCTCGGTATTGAGATTGCGATGGATCTCGCTCTCCAGGCTTCTCCAGATCACCCCTGGGTTAGCACCAACACCGAGTGGTTCACGACTCGGGCCGACGGTTCGATCGCGTATGCCGAGAACCCACCAAAGAAGTATCAAGACATCTACCCGATCAACTTCGATAACGACCCTGAGGGCATTTACCAAGAGGTATTGCGCGTAGTTCGCAAGTGGATCTCATTCGGGGTCATGATCTTCCGGGTGGACAACCCCCACACCAAGCCGGTCTCGTTCTGGCAGCGCTTGATAGCAGAGGTGAATCGCAAGGACCCACAGGTGATTTTCCTAGCCGAGGCATTCACCAGACCCGCCATGATGCACGCGCTTGGTAAGGCCGGGTTCCAACAGTCCTACTGCTACTTCGCATGGCGAAATCACAAGGATGAGCTGGCTGGCTATCTGAAGGAGCTGAGCCAAGACTCGGCAGATTTCTTTAGGCCAGCGCTCTGGGTAAACACCCCAGACATTTTGACCGAGTACCTGCAGTTTGGTGGCAAACCCGCGTTCAAGATTCGCGCCACCATCGCAGCCACCGCAGGGGCAACCTGGGGTATGTATTCAGGCTTTGAGCTTTATGAATCAGTGGCCAGGGCAGGTGCCGAGGAGAACATCGACAACGAGAAGTACGAATACAAATTCCGTGACTTCGAAGCTGCCCTGAAGACTGGGAATTCGCTGGCTCCAAGAGTCACCCTGCTAAACCAGATTCGCAAGGAAAACCCGGCGCTGCGACAGCTTCGCAACCTGGTGGTTCACCACAGTGATGACTCCGAGATCTTGGTCTTCTCCAAGCACCTAAGTGCTGAGCACGCTGGTGGCAAGGAGAACACCATCATCGTGGTGGTTAACACCGATCCGCACTCCGTGCGCGAGAGCATGGTGCATCTCGACTTGCAGGCCTTGAATGTCTCGCCCGGATTCAAGGTGACCGATTTAATCACCGGGGCGAGCTACACCTGGGGTGAGCACAACTTCGTGCGGCTAGATGCATTCACTGAGCCGGCACACGTTCTAAGGATCGAGCGATGA
- a CDS encoding alpha/beta fold hydrolase — protein sequence MEEIKAATELPAIREEIELHTEDGQTLVGELALPIGHEPIATLITLHPLPTHGGFMDSHIYRKAANRLPELLGVAVLRFNTRGTESPRGKSTGSFDGGNLERFDVAAAVEFCKQRGLKNLWLVGWSFGTELAIKYGPENDIQGAILLSPPLHRATDEDLRRWNSGDVPMHVLVPELDDYLQPPQAAERFGIVQNAVVYAFDGEKHLWVGEKATRRVLNQIAQIILPGSPELPTHY from the coding sequence GTGGAAGAGATCAAGGCCGCCACCGAGCTCCCTGCTATTCGCGAAGAGATCGAGCTTCACACTGAAGATGGTCAAACCCTGGTTGGCGAGCTAGCGCTTCCAATTGGCCATGAACCTATCGCGACGCTGATAACTCTTCATCCACTTCCCACCCACGGTGGTTTCATGGACTCTCACATTTATCGCAAGGCCGCTAATCGACTGCCTGAGCTACTGGGGGTTGCGGTGCTTAGATTCAACACTCGCGGCACCGAGTCACCAAGAGGTAAATCGACGGGAAGCTTTGACGGAGGAAATCTAGAGCGCTTTGATGTTGCGGCGGCCGTTGAGTTCTGTAAACAGCGAGGCCTAAAGAACCTCTGGTTGGTGGGTTGGTCCTTTGGTACCGAACTTGCCATCAAATATGGCCCAGAAAACGATATCCAAGGTGCCATCCTGCTATCACCGCCGCTGCACCGAGCAACCGATGAAGATCTAAGGCGTTGGAACAGCGGTGATGTTCCGATGCATGTATTGGTGCCCGAGTTGGATGACTATCTTCAGCCACCGCAGGCTGCCGAGCGCTTTGGGATTGTGCAGAACGCGGTGGTCTACGCCTTTGATGGCGAGAAGCATCTGTGGGTAGGGGAGAAGGCCACTCGAAGAGTGCTGAACCAGATTGCGCAAATCATCTTGCCAGGGAGCCCAGAGCTACCAACTCACTACTAG
- the glgB gene encoding 1,4-alpha-glucan branching protein GlgB — protein MNPDAHELQLVAEGRHHNPHSVLGFHQEAKNWVVRALRPFAKSVMLKTKSDNFIAEHVFGGIWEVRGDKKLGDYRIIAEYENAPAWESDDPYRYLPKLGDLDIHLIAEGRHEQLWQALGAHYIESKDSLGDTSGVSFKVWAPNAQSVRVVGDFNHWDGQLYQMRSMGHSGVWELFIPGVKPGALYKFQIRTKHGNWITKIDPLARRCEIPPATASIVDASDYKWSDTLWMESRAKQDALRSPMSVYELHLGSWRGAKNYREMASDLIGHVKFLGFTHVEFMPLAEHPFGGSWGYQVTGYYAPTSRFGSPDDFRYLVDQLHNAGIGVIMDWVPAHFPKDDWALARYDGEALYEDADPRRGDHPDWGTHVFNFGRTEVKNFLVANALYWLEEFHIDGLRVDAVASMLYLDYSRKDGEWLPNIYGGRENLDAIEFLKEVNATAYKRNPGIMMIAEESTAFPGVSAPTDQGGLGFGFKWNMGWMHDSLEYIQKDPMWRRYHHGEITFSMLYAYDEKFVLPISHDEVVHGKGSLLAKMPGDHWQKLANMRAYLSFMWSHPGKKLLFMGQEFAQPSEWSESRELDWWLLDHHPHRGMQQLVADLNRIYVENPALWELDHERDGFQWIDGGNADQNLLSFLRIDGKGNQIACIINFAGHPYENFRIGLPKQGDWTELLNTDAEIYGGSGVGNYGSVKAEANPMHGREFSASVNIPPLGAIWLKG, from the coding sequence ATGAACCCTGATGCCCACGAGTTGCAACTGGTTGCAGAGGGACGCCATCACAATCCACACTCGGTTTTAGGTTTTCACCAGGAAGCTAAAAACTGGGTGGTTAGAGCGCTTAGACCATTTGCCAAATCGGTAATGCTCAAGACCAAGTCCGACAACTTTATCGCTGAGCATGTCTTTGGCGGCATTTGGGAGGTCCGCGGCGATAAGAAACTCGGCGACTACCGCATTATTGCCGAATACGAGAACGCCCCTGCTTGGGAGTCCGATGACCCCTACCGCTATTTACCAAAACTTGGTGATCTTGACATCCATCTGATTGCCGAGGGTAGGCACGAGCAGTTATGGCAAGCCCTTGGTGCTCACTACATCGAATCCAAGGATTCGTTAGGCGACACCTCCGGGGTGAGCTTCAAGGTCTGGGCACCAAATGCTCAGAGTGTTCGCGTGGTGGGTGATTTCAATCACTGGGATGGTCAGCTCTATCAGATGCGGTCCATGGGCCACTCCGGTGTGTGGGAGTTATTCATCCCAGGCGTGAAGCCTGGAGCGCTTTACAAGTTCCAGATTCGCACCAAGCATGGCAACTGGATCACCAAGATTGACCCGCTTGCTCGTCGCTGCGAGATTCCACCCGCAACCGCATCAATCGTGGATGCTAGTGATTACAAGTGGTCAGACACGCTTTGGATGGAGAGCCGCGCTAAACAGGATGCACTGCGCTCCCCCATGAGCGTCTATGAGCTTCACCTGGGTTCTTGGCGCGGAGCGAAGAACTACCGTGAGATGGCATCGGATTTGATTGGCCATGTCAAGTTCTTGGGGTTTACTCACGTTGAGTTCATGCCGCTGGCCGAGCACCCATTCGGTGGTAGCTGGGGCTATCAAGTGACCGGTTACTACGCACCAACCTCTCGCTTTGGTAGCCCAGATGACTTCCGATACCTGGTAGACCAGCTTCACAATGCCGGTATCGGCGTGATCATGGACTGGGTGCCAGCGCACTTTCCAAAGGATGACTGGGCCCTTGCTAGATATGACGGCGAAGCTCTCTATGAAGATGCCGATCCGCGCCGTGGCGATCACCCCGACTGGGGCACCCACGTTTTCAACTTCGGCCGCACCGAGGTAAAAAACTTCTTGGTGGCCAACGCGCTCTATTGGCTAGAAGAGTTCCACATCGATGGACTCCGAGTCGATGCGGTCGCTTCGATGCTTTATTTGGACTACTCGAGAAAAGACGGCGAGTGGCTACCGAACATTTATGGCGGTCGAGAAAATCTTGACGCAATCGAGTTTCTCAAAGAGGTAAATGCCACTGCATATAAGCGAAACCCCGGAATCATGATGATCGCCGAGGAGTCGACTGCATTCCCGGGAGTCTCCGCACCCACCGACCAGGGTGGTCTGGGATTTGGCTTCAAGTGGAACATGGGCTGGATGCACGATTCGCTGGAATACATCCAAAAGGACCCGATGTGGCGAAGGTATCACCACGGTGAAATCACCTTCTCCATGCTCTATGCCTACGACGAGAAGTTTGTGCTTCCCATCAGCCACGATGAGGTTGTTCACGGCAAGGGATCGCTTCTTGCCAAGATGCCGGGAGACCATTGGCAAAAACTTGCCAACATGCGCGCCTACCTGAGCTTCATGTGGTCTCACCCAGGAAAGAAGCTGTTATTCATGGGCCAGGAGTTTGCTCAACCCTCCGAATGGTCCGAGTCAAGAGAGCTTGACTGGTGGCTGCTTGATCACCACCCACATCGCGGGATGCAGCAGCTGGTCGCAGACCTAAACCGAATCTATGTAGAAAACCCCGCACTCTGGGAGTTGGACCACGAGCGCGACGGTTTTCAGTGGATCGATGGTGGTAACGCCGATCAGAACCTGCTGAGCTTCTTGCGAATCGATGGCAAGGGAAACCAAATTGCTTGCATCATCAACTTTGCTGGACACCCGTATGAGAACTTCAGAATCGGATTACCAAAGCAAGGTGACTGGACCGAGTTACTAAACACCGACGCCGAAATCTATGGCGGTAGCGGGGTAGGAAATTACGGCTCGGTCAAGGCGGAGGCAAACCCCATGCATGGCAGAGAGTTCTCGGCGAGTGTGAACATCCCACCACTTGGGGCGATCTGGCTAAAAGGCTAG